One Desulfobulbus propionicus DSM 2032 DNA segment encodes these proteins:
- the dusB gene encoding tRNA dihydrouridine synthase DusB yields the protein MDHTLTTALPPLTIGSLHLGNSLVLAPLAGYTDLPFRLLCRENGAALCFSEMISCHGLVYEQKNTLELLRTVPEERPFAVQLFGSEPELMARATAMVSSGPVDLIDINMGCPVRKVIKKGCGAALMKDPQRAEAIIRAVCAQTSLPVTVKFRSGWTGESVNAPQFAAMAEAAGASAVTIHGRTWVQGFGGRADRRVIRAVKDAVSIPVIGNGDILTRADALEMMAETGCDGVMVGRGALGNPWLFSPSGRPATLANRLPVIERYLQLAEQFLPLDKVLFKVKNHTAKFLSGLAGAATLRHALYACDSTEEMLALLARHSAATDHDAPHS from the coding sequence ATGGACCATACCCTGACAACCGCCCTGCCCCCCCTCACCATCGGCTCCCTGCATCTGGGCAACTCGTTGGTGCTGGCTCCCTTGGCCGGCTATACCGATCTGCCCTTCCGCCTGTTGTGTCGGGAAAACGGCGCGGCCCTGTGCTTTTCCGAGATGATCAGTTGCCACGGCCTAGTGTACGAGCAGAAGAATACGCTAGAACTGCTGCGAACGGTTCCGGAAGAGCGACCCTTCGCCGTCCAGTTGTTCGGCAGTGAACCGGAATTGATGGCCAGGGCGACGGCCATGGTCTCCTCCGGACCGGTGGATCTGATCGATATCAACATGGGCTGTCCGGTGCGCAAGGTAATCAAGAAGGGCTGCGGGGCGGCGCTGATGAAAGACCCCCAGCGGGCCGAGGCCATTATTCGGGCGGTGTGCGCCCAGACCTCCCTGCCGGTGACGGTCAAATTCCGCAGCGGCTGGACCGGGGAGAGCGTTAACGCCCCGCAGTTTGCCGCCATGGCCGAAGCGGCCGGCGCCTCGGCGGTCACCATTCATGGCCGCACCTGGGTGCAGGGGTTCGGCGGCCGCGCCGACCGACGGGTCATCCGGGCGGTGAAGGATGCGGTGTCAATTCCGGTGATTGGCAACGGCGACATCCTTACCCGTGCCGATGCACTGGAGATGATGGCCGAAACCGGGTGCGACGGAGTGATGGTGGGACGGGGTGCGCTCGGCAACCCCTGGCTGTTCTCGCCGTCGGGCAGGCCGGCGACCCTGGCAAACCGGTTGCCGGTGATTGAACGCTATCTCCAATTGGCTGAACAGTTTCTGCCCCTGGACAAAGTGCTGTTCAAGGTGAAAAATCACACCGCCAAGTTTCTCTCCGGCCTTGCCGGCGCGGCCACCCTCCGCCATGCCCTCTATGCCTGCGACAGCACCGAGGAAATGCTCGCCCTGCTCGCGCGTCACAGTGCGGCAACCGACCACGATGCCCCTCACTCCTGA
- a CDS encoding tetratricopeptide repeat protein, with protein sequence MQRSFGSLLVVFFLVTVGWAQTGEPEAVIRQLKAQAYRAYYGIGRPVDLARSLGLYRQAAERGDAEAQFVYGGMLYQGQGTDPDKRGGFKWLLAAAEQGKVSPESLAIIGAMYLRGSTVPQNYLEAKKWLTNAAAQGNRAAQNDLAYLYYNGLGGDRDYQKALELYEQAAQQGDTMAQANVGLMYATGTGTATDRARGYAWYSLAASRGNTVAAINRNNLMMEMSWEELNRAQALSLELYRQVEKMAAPKMIAPEPQE encoded by the coding sequence ATGCAACGGTCATTCGGTTCGCTTTTGGTTGTTTTTTTTCTGGTCACCGTTGGTTGGGCGCAAACCGGCGAGCCGGAGGCCGTGATCCGGCAACTCAAGGCCCAGGCCTACCGCGCCTACTACGGTATCGGCCGGCCGGTCGATCTGGCCCGCTCCCTGGGGTTGTATCGGCAGGCGGCGGAGCGCGGCGATGCCGAGGCCCAGTTTGTCTATGGCGGCATGCTCTATCAGGGACAGGGAACCGATCCGGACAAGCGCGGCGGCTTCAAGTGGCTGCTCGCGGCGGCCGAGCAGGGCAAGGTCTCGCCGGAGTCGCTGGCCATTATCGGTGCCATGTATCTGCGTGGCAGCACGGTGCCGCAGAATTACCTTGAAGCGAAAAAATGGTTGACCAATGCGGCCGCGCAGGGCAACCGGGCGGCGCAGAACGACTTGGCCTACCTGTATTACAACGGTTTGGGCGGTGATCGCGACTATCAAAAAGCGCTTGAACTGTACGAGCAGGCGGCCCAGCAGGGAGACACCATGGCCCAGGCCAACGTCGGGCTGATGTACGCGACAGGCACCGGCACCGCCACCGATAGGGCAAGGGGGTATGCCTGGTATTCGCTGGCCGCCAGCCGGGGTAACACCGTTGCCGCCATCAATCGCAACAACCTGATGATGGAGATGTCCTGGGAAGAACTGAACCGGGCCCAAGCCCTCTCTCTGGAATTGTATCGGCAGGTAGAAAAGATGGCGGCACCGAAAATGATTGCCCCCGAACCTCAGGAGTGA
- a CDS encoding nitric oxide reductase activation protein NorD: MDLETLKEKFYRMVAPSLPNEWDVEEALSGLATDEAEYVEDIFAQIPAIWPVSHSLCFAYLSAAGPALCCLKADELSIWVHTLLDRYETEGLRGAQQFMENVEQHFVCHRRGEGSLRLIDVRPRLQPYVNGLAGRELPLIGAADASTDAESIYLPSEVGLFAEHGENFLLYKLMASFQWASLQAGTYAAPQHLPLRKKGAHPLDCFFSEFSQPANARCLYHFFETGRLLAFLRQELPGLMREAGPLLARLPMAADEAGTPNLLERLQLEFLRGIRTEPGRLPVDDRAMALLKGCEQHTADNVASLEAVRELMPLLAPDDNFDQTSPLIFQGTLRLQEMRNLGLKQKMDKELRMMQSVHVQLPQGKNKTAADEHNPDGTSGQQGQDIALIMDVENSWEQLSPFIQSQMQPFDISEAVQESSRQDQQHQTPTRTSEQGNSASEGQPGKVFTLGRQGGGAGGQESVEPVVYDEWDYRRKGFRKNWCVVLERELQPVRNDFIEHTLKQYRGQIRRLRHQFELLQTSERFVRRQREGNDIDLDALVESLADNAAGRPPSDRVFIRLARDQRDIAVTFLVDMSNSTSGWVGQSIKEALVLICEAMEVLNDRYAIYGFSGMRRLRCEIFPVKRMEERYSQGVRQRISAIGPREYTRMAPAIRHMTSMFAGVEAKIRLLIVLSDGKPEDYDDYKGDYAIEDTRHALLEAKAKGIHPFCITIDRQAHEYMNHMYGEVNYIFIDKVNQLPARMPEIYRALTS, from the coding sequence ATGGATCTGGAAACGCTCAAGGAAAAATTCTACCGCATGGTGGCCCCCAGCCTACCCAACGAGTGGGACGTGGAGGAGGCGCTCAGCGGACTGGCCACCGACGAAGCGGAATATGTGGAGGATATTTTCGCGCAGATTCCCGCCATCTGGCCGGTGTCGCATTCGCTCTGCTTTGCCTATTTGTCCGCCGCTGGCCCGGCGTTGTGCTGCCTGAAGGCGGATGAGTTGTCAATATGGGTCCACACCCTGCTCGATCGGTACGAGACCGAGGGGCTGCGAGGGGCGCAACAGTTCATGGAGAACGTGGAGCAGCACTTTGTCTGCCACCGCCGGGGCGAGGGCAGTTTGCGGCTGATCGACGTCCGCCCCCGGTTGCAACCCTATGTCAACGGCTTGGCCGGACGCGAATTGCCCCTGATCGGCGCGGCCGATGCCTCCACCGACGCCGAATCCATCTATCTGCCCAGCGAGGTCGGTCTGTTTGCCGAGCATGGGGAAAATTTCCTGCTCTACAAACTGATGGCCAGCTTCCAGTGGGCCAGTCTCCAGGCCGGCACCTATGCGGCCCCCCAGCATCTGCCGTTGCGCAAGAAAGGAGCGCATCCGCTCGACTGTTTTTTTTCCGAGTTCAGCCAGCCCGCCAATGCGCGCTGCCTCTATCATTTCTTTGAAACCGGGCGGCTGTTGGCTTTCCTGCGCCAGGAGCTGCCGGGATTGATGCGCGAGGCAGGACCGCTGCTGGCCCGGCTACCGATGGCTGCCGACGAGGCCGGCACCCCCAATCTGCTTGAGCGGCTGCAACTGGAGTTTCTCCGCGGTATCCGCACCGAGCCGGGCCGGTTGCCGGTGGATGATCGGGCCATGGCCCTGCTCAAGGGGTGCGAGCAGCACACGGCCGACAACGTGGCCAGCTTGGAAGCGGTTCGTGAACTGATGCCGCTACTGGCCCCGGACGACAACTTCGACCAGACCAGCCCGTTGATTTTTCAGGGTACCCTGCGGTTGCAGGAGATGCGCAATCTGGGGTTGAAACAGAAGATGGACAAGGAATTGCGGATGATGCAGAGCGTGCACGTCCAGCTGCCGCAGGGAAAGAACAAGACCGCCGCCGACGAGCACAATCCCGACGGCACCTCGGGCCAGCAGGGACAGGACATTGCCCTGATCATGGACGTGGAAAACTCCTGGGAACAGTTGAGCCCGTTCATCCAGTCCCAGATGCAGCCGTTCGACATCAGCGAAGCGGTTCAGGAAAGCAGCCGACAGGATCAGCAACATCAGACCCCCACCAGAACCAGTGAACAGGGAAACAGCGCCAGCGAAGGCCAGCCGGGCAAGGTGTTCACCCTCGGTCGTCAGGGGGGCGGGGCGGGCGGGCAGGAGAGCGTCGAACCGGTGGTGTATGACGAATGGGATTACCGCCGCAAGGGGTTTCGCAAGAACTGGTGCGTGGTCCTGGAACGGGAGCTTCAGCCGGTGCGCAACGATTTCATCGAGCACACCCTCAAGCAGTACCGGGGGCAGATTCGCCGTCTGCGCCATCAGTTCGAGTTGCTGCAGACCAGCGAACGGTTCGTCCGCAGGCAGCGGGAGGGCAACGACATCGATCTTGACGCCCTGGTCGAATCCCTGGCCGACAACGCCGCCGGCCGGCCGCCATCGGACCGGGTGTTCATCCGCCTGGCCCGGGATCAGCGCGATATCGCGGTCACCTTTCTGGTCGACATGTCCAACTCCACCAGCGGTTGGGTCGGCCAATCGATCAAGGAGGCCCTGGTGCTGATCTGCGAAGCCATGGAGGTCCTCAACGACCGCTACGCCATCTACGGTTTTTCCGGCATGCGGCGGCTGCGCTGTGAGATTTTTCCGGTCAAACGCATGGAGGAGCGCTACTCCCAAGGAGTGCGACAACGGATCAGCGCCATCGGTCCCCGCGAGTACACCCGCATGGCCCCGGCCATTCGCCACATGACCTCGATGTTTGCCGGAGTGGAGGCCAAGATCCGCCTGCTGATCGTGCTCTCCGACGGCAAGCCCGAGGATTATGACGACTACAAGGGCGACTACGCCATCGAGGACACCCGCCACGCCCTGCTTGAAGCCAAGGCAAAGGGCATTCATCCCTTCTGCATCACCATCGACCGTCAGGCCCACGAGTACATGAACCACATGTACGGCGAGGTCAACTACATCTTCATCGACAAGGTCAACCAACTGCCGGCACGGATGCCGGAAATCTATCGCGCCCTCACCAGCTGA
- a CDS encoding CbbQ/NirQ/NorQ/GpvN family protein produces the protein MPGRQLRIDEYRIEQEPYYLPTGDELAIADAAYHDGSPLLLKGPTGCGKTRFMQYLAWRLQRPLVTVSCHDDLSTSDLVGRYLIRAGEAVWTDGPLTMAVRAGAICYLDEIVEARKDTTVVIHPLADDRRQLPIEKRGELLTAPAEFMLAVSYNPGYQSVLKDLKASTRQRFIALSFDYPDPEREMEIVCREGRLGMEIAKPLVKLAAMTRGLKDSGLAEGASTRLLIQTGKLIGRGIPIKTACRAAISEALTDDRELLAAMDEMISSLF, from the coding sequence ATGCCAGGACGACAACTGCGAATCGACGAATACCGCATCGAACAAGAACCCTATTATCTGCCCACCGGCGACGAGCTGGCCATTGCCGACGCCGCCTATCACGACGGCTCGCCGCTGTTGCTCAAAGGCCCCACTGGCTGCGGTAAGACCCGTTTCATGCAGTACCTGGCCTGGCGGCTGCAACGGCCGCTGGTGACGGTCTCCTGTCACGACGACCTCTCCACCTCCGACCTGGTCGGCCGCTATCTGATCCGGGCCGGCGAGGCGGTGTGGACCGACGGTCCGCTGACTATGGCCGTCCGGGCCGGGGCCATCTGCTATCTAGACGAGATTGTCGAGGCGCGCAAGGACACCACCGTGGTCATTCATCCCTTGGCCGACGACCGGCGGCAACTGCCGATCGAAAAACGCGGCGAACTGCTGACCGCGCCGGCCGAATTCATGCTGGCGGTCTCCTACAACCCCGGTTACCAGAGCGTGCTCAAGGACCTCAAGGCCTCGACCCGCCAGCGATTCATTGCCCTGTCCTTCGATTATCCCGATCCCGAGCGGGAGATGGAGATTGTCTGCCGGGAAGGGCGGCTGGGGATGGAGATCGCCAAGCCACTGGTCAAGCTGGCCGCCATGACCCGCGGCCTCAAGGATTCGGGGCTGGCCGAGGGCGCCTCGACCCGGCTCTTGATTCAGACCGGCAAGCTGATCGGCCGGGGCATCCCCATCAAGACCGCCTGCCGCGCCGCCATCAGCGAGGCCCTGACCGACGACCGTGAACTGCTGGCGGCCATGGACGAGATGATCAGTTCGTTGTTCTGA
- a CDS encoding PHP domain-containing protein, producing MCIDLHTHSVYSDGSSTPAELIELAVANGISGLALTDHDTVEGVAEVKRLGEQAGLSVLTGVEISTTLRQHTLHILGYGIDADDPQLHRWLLPLQQGRERRNAIILDKLRGLGIDITAEEIQEISRCGQTGRPHIARLLVAKGVVDSFEAAFRLYLGRNKPAWEGRFSYSATEAIDMIHRVGGVAVLAHPGQLDSEMRLQPPLIRELALRGLDGIEIYYPTHTRKTMKKLKTLAAELELLATGGSDFHGMTRPAHRLANRANGFCPPCALLEAVIARIDKQKRSSLS from the coding sequence ATGTGCATCGATCTCCATACCCATTCCGTCTATTCCGATGGCAGTTCCACACCGGCCGAGCTGATCGAATTGGCCGTGGCCAATGGGATTTCGGGGCTGGCTCTCACCGACCACGATACGGTCGAGGGAGTGGCCGAGGTCAAGCGTCTGGGCGAGCAAGCCGGGCTGAGTGTCCTCACCGGGGTGGAGATCAGCACCACCCTGCGCCAACACACCCTGCACATTCTCGGCTATGGCATCGACGCCGACGATCCCCAGCTGCATCGCTGGCTGCTGCCCCTGCAACAAGGCCGGGAACGGCGCAACGCCATCATCCTCGACAAGCTGCGCGGCCTCGGCATCGACATCACCGCCGAGGAAATCCAGGAAATTTCCCGCTGCGGCCAGACCGGCCGCCCCCACATCGCCCGCCTGCTGGTGGCCAAGGGGGTGGTCGACAGTTTCGAAGCCGCCTTCCGCCTCTATCTCGGCCGCAACAAACCGGCCTGGGAAGGCCGTTTCAGCTACTCCGCCACCGAGGCCATCGACATGATCCATCGGGTGGGCGGCGTGGCGGTGCTGGCCCATCCCGGCCAATTGGATTCGGAGATGCGGCTGCAACCGCCCCTGATCCGCGAGCTCGCCTTGCGCGGGCTCGACGGCATCGAAATCTACTATCCGACCCACACTCGTAAAACGATGAAGAAACTCAAGACCCTCGCCGCAGAACTGGAACTGCTGGCCACCGGGGGCAGCGATTTCCACGGCATGACCCGTCCCGCCCATCGCCTGGCCAACCGGGCCAACGGCTTCTGCCCGCCCTGCGCCCTGCTGGAGGCGGTCATTGCCCGCATCGACAAGCAAAAACGCTCATCTCTTTCCTGA
- a CDS encoding sigma-54-dependent transcriptional regulator: protein MHTILVVDDEPNYQIVLSELLKDEGYEVFTADSGLAGLPIVYSTDLDLVLSDMKMPGMDGIEFLGKIKEYNRELPVILITAYAEVEKAVEAMRLGAFTYLAKPFSNTQLLASVTKAIEHYGLIREIRRLRAEATPRSGFGGMIGKSPSMRAVYQLIEKVAPTPSSVLITGESGTGKELVARAIHNLSPRKDAPFISVNCAALSEHLLESELFGHEKGAFTDAVVMRKGRFELADTGTLFLDEIGEMPQPLQAKLLRVLQDKSFERVGGSVTQHVDVRILAATNKDLKDEVDKGHFREDLYYRLNVIHIHLAPLRERVDDIPALVTHFIEKNSRNLGRNLDISPEALRLLVSLPWEGNVRELENTIERAAILCNGDKIEAGDVQPDSSELTTAHEWSNTLEINQFIPDNLSLAEVLNGIEEKLVRKALDDNFYVQARAAEQLGITKSLLQYKMKKYNLQRRKR, encoded by the coding sequence ATGCATACCATTTTAGTCGTTGACGACGAACCCAACTATCAGATCGTTCTCTCTGAACTGCTCAAGGATGAGGGCTACGAGGTCTTCACCGCCGACAGCGGCCTGGCCGGTCTGCCCATTGTTTACAGCACCGACCTCGACCTGGTGCTGTCCGACATGAAGATGCCGGGCATGGACGGGATCGAATTCCTGGGCAAGATCAAGGAGTACAACCGCGAACTGCCGGTGATTCTCATCACCGCCTATGCCGAGGTGGAAAAGGCGGTTGAGGCCATGCGGCTCGGGGCCTTCACCTACCTGGCCAAACCTTTTTCCAATACCCAACTGCTGGCCAGCGTCACCAAGGCGATCGAGCACTACGGCCTGATCCGCGAGATTCGGCGGCTGCGCGCCGAGGCCACGCCGCGCTCCGGATTCGGCGGCATGATCGGCAAGAGCCCGTCGATGCGCGCCGTCTACCAGCTGATCGAAAAGGTGGCGCCCACGCCTTCCTCGGTGCTGATCACCGGCGAGTCGGGCACCGGCAAGGAGCTGGTGGCCCGGGCCATCCACAACCTCAGTCCGCGCAAGGACGCGCCCTTCATCTCGGTCAACTGCGCGGCCCTGTCCGAGCATCTGCTGGAAAGTGAGCTGTTCGGTCACGAGAAAGGGGCCTTCACCGACGCGGTGGTCATGCGCAAGGGGCGGTTCGAGCTGGCCGACACCGGCACCCTGTTCTTGGATGAAATCGGCGAGATGCCGCAGCCGTTGCAGGCCAAACTGCTGCGGGTCTTGCAGGACAAGAGCTTCGAGCGGGTGGGCGGTTCGGTCACCCAGCATGTCGACGTGCGCATCCTGGCGGCCACCAACAAGGACCTCAAGGACGAGGTCGACAAGGGGCATTTCCGCGAGGATCTCTACTACCGGCTCAACGTCATCCACATCCACCTCGCCCCCCTGCGCGAACGGGTCGACGACATTCCAGCCCTGGTGACCCATTTTATCGAAAAAAACAGCCGCAACCTGGGAAGGAACCTCGACATCTCGCCCGAGGCTCTGCGGCTGTTGGTCAGTCTGCCGTGGGAAGGCAACGTGCGCGAATTGGAGAACACCATCGAGCGGGCCGCCATCCTCTGCAACGGCGACAAGATCGAGGCCGGCGACGTTCAACCTGATTCAAGCGAACTGACCACGGCCCACGAATGGAGCAACACCCTGGAAATCAATCAGTTCATTCCGGACAACCTGAGCCTGGCCGAGGTGCTCAACGGCATCGAGGAGAAGCTGGTGCGCAAGGCCCTGGACGACAATTTTTATGTTCAAGCCCGGGCCGCCGAGCAGTTGGGCATCACCAAGAGCCTGCTGCAGTACAAGATGAAGAAGTACAATTTGCAGCGGCGGAAGCGGTGA
- a CDS encoding FkbM family methyltransferase, which translates to MILLDLIKQLIDLCPNPYSDSWVIDGGCHHGHFSREIITSLQPSNILSFEPDRDSFAKAKMNLDSISNVEIVNAAIGSEKGTAEFFRGPYSSTNSLLQRPEAKSKQYFPKDAVLEGGTFVDVVTLDEECACRGITALDLLKLDLQGAELSALIGAKNLLSSGLVKVILVEAVFVKKYKDQPLLWELWRHLEEYGYTLYSLEQIKIGIYDPDESGLRSMQWNQCDAIFISKKIREHLDR; encoded by the coding sequence ATGATATTATTGGATTTAATAAAGCAACTTATCGACCTTTGTCCTAATCCATACTCCGACTCTTGGGTGATTGATGGTGGCTGTCATCACGGGCATTTTTCTCGTGAAATAATAACCAGTTTACAACCATCTAATATTTTGTCATTTGAACCGGATAGAGACTCTTTCGCTAAAGCAAAAATGAATTTGGACTCTATTTCGAATGTTGAAATTGTGAATGCAGCGATAGGGTCTGAAAAGGGAACAGCTGAATTTTTTAGAGGGCCATATTCGTCTACAAATTCTCTGCTACAAAGGCCAGAAGCAAAATCAAAGCAATATTTTCCCAAAGATGCCGTTCTTGAAGGGGGAACTTTTGTTGATGTTGTTACCCTTGATGAAGAATGTGCATGTAGAGGGATAACGGCTCTGGATTTGTTGAAATTAGACCTTCAGGGTGCTGAACTCTCTGCACTTATAGGAGCAAAGAATCTGCTTAGTTCCGGCTTGGTAAAAGTGATCCTTGTCGAAGCTGTATTTGTAAAAAAATACAAGGACCAACCGTTATTATGGGAACTATGGCGACATCTTGAAGAATATGGTTACACATTGTACTCCTTGGAGCAGATAAAAATTGGGATCTATGATCCTGATGAGTCTGGTTTAAGAAGCATGCAATGGAATCAATGCGATGCGATCTTCATATCTAAAAAAATTCGCGAACATCTCGACAGGTAA